The following DNA comes from Frankia casuarinae.
CACCAGCGGCATAGCCGCTACCCCAGACAGAAAGGAACACCCGCAGCACGCGCACCGAATACCGATAAGACCAGCGTTGGAAGCCCGGCTCCCAGCGCCTTCCCGCATGCCCGGAACCAGCCCCTCCGCGGTCCAGCAATTCACTCCTCAGACAATGAATAGCATTTTTCAGAATTATAAAAATATAGCGAGATACCAGAGATACCACGACCTGGCCGCGGCGAGAGCGCCGGAATGGATTTCCGCGCGGCGGGTCGCCGGATACTGTCGGCATGCCCCGCTATTTTTCCTTTCTTCCGATGAAATCTGGCTCCGGACCCATCCCGCTGTCCGTGAAGGAACACCGCAACGATGCCGCTTGCCTCAGCCCGGCTCCTGGTAGCGCTCCTGCTGCACGAACAGCACCGCGTCGAGCCCGCGGGTGTGCCTCTCCGTTACCCCTCCCCGCCTCCCGCGGAACGCCATCTCATCGGCGCGGCGACGGCGCTCGCCGCCGGCCGGGCGAAAGGAGCACTGCGGGAGTTGCGGCAGAGCGAACACGACCCGACCGACCCCGATCACATGGCGGCGCACGAGGCGCTCTACCTCGCCGCGCTGGCTCTCGACCTCAACTGGTCCCCTGATGACGTCGGCGTCGTCCGAGCCTGGGCCACGAGGACGTTCGCTCCGCCTCCGGCCGGCTTGGCCAAACCAGCCGGGCCGTCGCGAACCATGACGGACGCCCCGCTGATCGCCTGGACGACGCAGGTCATCTCCCGTCAACGGCACGCGCTGCTCGAACCGACGACCGCGGTCATCTGCGTGCTCGGCGCCGCGATCATCCCCGGCATTCGGGTGGCGCGGGCACAACTGGCCCTGACCGGTCTCCGCGTCGACCACCGCGAAACCGGCCGGAGGCACGAGCCCGGCCCCCATCACATCCCCCATCGCATGTCCTATCGCCTGCCCCGTCACGTGGTCGTGCACGGTCACGGCGCCGATCCGCCGCGCGCCGCACGGACCGCCGACCCTGCCGGAACACTCGTAATGCAGGCCCTGGCCACGGCTGATCTCTTCGTCACCCATCTCGACGAGCTTCCGGTGCCACAGGCGGCGGCGTACGCGCGGATCCTGCGGGCGGATCTGCTGTTCCGGGCGAACCAGGAGGCCGAGGCCGGCATGGCGTTGGACGCGGTCGAGGCCGGCGCCGGGTCCGACCACGCGACACTGGCCCATGCGGCGCTGGTGCGCGGCGACTGGGCCGGCTTCCCGGACGGCGGGGCGCAGACGCTCGGCCGTCGGCCCGGCGGGAGCCGGGTCATCCGGTCGCGAACGGCCTATCCGGAACGCGCGGAGGAACTGTGGCAGCGGGCCCTGACCGCCTACGGGCGCGCCGGGTCGGAGGGCGGGCGCGCCGCCGGACTGCTCCGGCTGGCCGGGGCGCCGACGGCGGCAGGCCGGCCGATCCTGCGCAGGGCCCGGATCGACGAGGCGGCCCGGCGCGCCCGGACAGCCGGCAACGAGGCGCTGACCTGGCTGGCGAGAGTGCAGAGCCAGGCCGAGCAGGCGGTTGCCGGAGAACCGTCCGCAGCGGGACTGCGGGCCATGATGACGGCGCTGGCCGACTGGTCCAGGCTGGAGGGAAGCACGAGTTACGGCCGCGGGCTCGGCCGACTGCTGATCGACGCCGGCACCGCTGGTGACCCCGATACCGGCACCGCTGGTGACTCCGACGACGTCGAGGCGGCGGACCGCGAGGATCCCGGCCGGCGGCCGGTCAGGATCGCTGCCCGGGGAAGGGTGGCGGAGTCGACGGCCGGGAACCGCGGCCGTTCAGGGACCGGACGATCTGCCTGACCAGTTCAAGCTCCGCCGCCGCACCGTCCTTCTTGTCGACGAGATCGATGTAGCTGATGCCGCGCAACAGCCCGGCCGGGTCACAGGTCTCGACGCGGATCGGAATCAGCGTGCGCTTCACGCCGTTGGGATCCGCCTGCCAGGCCGCCTGCCAGGCCGCCTGCATCTTCTCCGAGGCCAGGTAGCTCTTCGACAGCACGGCGAGGGTACGCCGGGACTGCGAGATCCCTTCATGCAGCAGACCGATCTCGTGCTCACCGGGCAGCGCGTCGAGGGCCGCCAGATGCACCGAATGACCACGGCCTTCCAACACGCGGGCAATCCAGGAGCCCCAGGCCTCATCGGACGGATCCGCGGAGATGAGGAAGTCCCACTTCCCGTCCGCGACCGGCCCCTGATCGGAGCCGTTCGACGGGGTCCGCACCACCGGAAACGGGCGCCCCGGCAGCGTGATCCACGCGAGGCCCTCGTACTTGCCCGCCACCGACACCTCGACTCGGCGGTACTGCGCCGGGTCGAGATCCCGCAGCCGCCCGGCCACCGTACTGTGGTAGAACTCGGACGACAGGACGAGTGCCAGTTCCGCGTCCCTGTCCTGTTCCAGCAACTGCCGGACGGGGTCCGCGTCGACCAGCCGGGCTGCGACCACCGCCGCGTCGCCGACGAAACCACTGCCGCCGATACCCACCTCGCCTTGGTGCAGGGCCAACCGCAACCGGATTCGGCCGGTCTCGTCACGCCCCCGGTTGTAGGTCCGCAGCGCGATCCGCAGTTCCCGGACGAACTCGGTCGCGAGGACAGCCTTGGGAGCGTCGGCGGCCACGGCCGCAAGAAAGCCGTCGCCGCGATCCTGGCGCAGCCGGATCGACCGGGGAGGCAGGCCGGCGCCTCCGACCGCCTCATCGACGATCCGGCGCAGCCCCTCCCGCCAGCTCGCCTGCGTCGCGATGTCCTGACGGCTGTAGTGCCTGGCATCCAGGCAGAAGACGCTGACATGCCGCGGGACGCCGTCCTCCCACGGGGCGCCCTCGCCACGGGAAACACCGTCCTCCCGGACGGCGTCGGCGAAGATCCGGTTGCCCCGATAGTCCCGATGCGCCTCGGTGAGGATGCGCCTCCGGCCGTCCGGCAACAGGCCGTTCTCCAACAGCGACGCGAGTTCGGACCAGAACTCGAACGACGACTCACCCGGGTAGAACTGCGGATGGTGCCGACGCGCCAGCCCGGCACGTTCCAACAGATGAGTCGCCTTCATCTGGTTGGTAAAAGTGGCGGAAAGCGCCTCGATCTCCGCCTCGGTCAGCCGGTCCGTCACGAGTCCCCCGTAGGCATGCCCGCAGAAATCCGGCGACGCGACGGTAGGTGGTCCGTCAGCCGGCGGATTCGTCCTCGAATTCTAACCCGTCCCTACCCGTTGTATTGGATGGGTTCACCGACCTTCGGTATCGTGCGCGGGACCGAGCCGCGGGGAGCGTCCGGGTCTCGCGACGGGTGATGACACCCGCCTCCGCGGCACCGACGCCACCGGCACCGCTCGCATGGTGACCGTCCAGCACAAGGCGACGCTGTTCCTCGGCCGCGGTCTGCTCGACCTGTCGCATGGCGCGGCGCAGGATCGGCGGAGCCATGACCGACGTGACGATCGCGACCAGAACGATGATCGTGTACGTCTCGGTGGAGAGCACCCCCAGCCGCACGCCGACGCTGGCCACCACGATCTCGATGACTCCCCGCGCGTTCATGCCGGCGCCCAGAGCGAGACCCTCCCAGGGGGTCAGCCGACTGGCCCGGGCCCCCGCGTACACACCGGCAAACTTGCCGAAGACCGCGACCGCGAGCACGATCACCGCCGCGAGCAGAACCCGGGTTTCACTCAGAGCAGTGAGATCGACACGCAGGCCCGCCGTCGCGAAGAAGATGGGCGCAAGCACCGCCATCACCACGATTCGCAACGGGGCGACACTGGCATGATCCACCAGGCCGGACGACCCGAGGACGACCCCGCCCAGGAAGGCGCCGAACACCGCCTCCAGCTCCAACGCCTGCGTCCCGGCCGCCGACGCGAGCACCAGCACGGCCACGAAGGCCACGACCGACCCGCTCCTGGCGCCGGGATCGGCGCCAGCCCCGGCCCCGGCACCACTCGTGGCAATGATCCGTCCCAGCACGGCCCGGACGACGACCCGGCCGATCGTCAACGCGAAGATCCCCACCCCGAGGACGTAAAGCACCGACAACGCCGTGTCGCCCGCCCGGACACCGGTGGTCGCCATCGCGGACACGACCGCCAGCATCAGCCAGCCAACGGCGTCATCGATGACCCCGCCGGCCAGCGCGAGCTGCCCGACCTCCCGATGGGTCAGACGCATCTCCATGAGCGTCTTCGCCATCACCGGGATGGCGCTCACGCACATCGCCACCCCGAGGAACAGCGCGAAGACCGTCCGGTCGCCGTCGGGGCCCAGCAGGGAGGACGGCATCAGCACGCCGGTGACGATCCCGAAACCCAACGGCAGGAGCAACCCACCGAGGCTGATCCGGGCGACGGTGAGACTGCGCCGGCGGATGATCCGCGTATCAATCTCGAACCCGCTGAGCGCGACCAGGAAGAGGACACCGAGCTGTCCCACCGCGTCGAGCAGGTGGAACTGCGCGGCGTCACGCGGAAGAAACCAGTCCGAGAAGGTCGGCCACAGCGTTCCGAGCAACGACGGGCCGAGGAGCACGCCGACGCAGAGCTCACCGACGATGGCAGGCATCCGCAGGCGCACGGCGACACGTCCGAGCAGAATTGCCAGACTGAGCAGCATGGCGAGCTGAAGCAGGAACAGCAACAGGGAATGCGGCGGGATCGAGGGGACGGGCCGAGTGGACGTGAGGGACAATGTCTCTCCTCGGACGTCTCGCCACCATTGACGGCGGCGAGGGCTCCAGGCCGACGTCCGACGACCGGCAGGCGCATCGGCGACAGGCCAGCCGAGAGCCGGAATCACGGATACCGGATACCGGATACCGGATTCCTCGTCATCCCCCGTCGCCCCCGTCGCCCGCGCGCCTGCGATTCGGTCGGCTGACGCCGCGGGCACCGGCACTGGTACCGGCGTCCCTCAAGAAGAAACCACAACGGACGCCGGAAAG
Coding sequences within:
- a CDS encoding toll/interleukin-1 receptor domain-containing protein, which encodes MTDRLTEAEIEALSATFTNQMKATHLLERAGLARRHHPQFYPGESSFEFWSELASLLENGLLPDGRRRILTEAHRDYRGNRIFADAVREDGVSRGEGAPWEDGVPRHVSVFCLDARHYSRQDIATQASWREGLRRIVDEAVGGAGLPPRSIRLRQDRGDGFLAAVAADAPKAVLATEFVRELRIALRTYNRGRDETGRIRLRLALHQGEVGIGGSGFVGDAAVVAARLVDADPVRQLLEQDRDAELALVLSSEFYHSTVAGRLRDLDPAQYRRVEVSVAGKYEGLAWITLPGRPFPVVRTPSNGSDQGPVADGKWDFLISADPSDEAWGSWIARVLEGRGHSVHLAALDALPGEHEIGLLHEGISQSRRTLAVLSKSYLASEKMQAAWQAAWQADPNGVKRTLIPIRVETCDPAGLLRGISYIDLVDKKDGAAAELELVRQIVRSLNGRGSRPSTPPPFPGQRS
- a CDS encoding cation:proton antiporter, producing the protein MSLTSTRPVPSIPPHSLLLFLLQLAMLLSLAILLGRVAVRLRMPAIVGELCVGVLLGPSLLGTLWPTFSDWFLPRDAAQFHLLDAVGQLGVLFLVALSGFEIDTRIIRRRSLTVARISLGGLLLPLGFGIVTGVLMPSSLLGPDGDRTVFALFLGVAMCVSAIPVMAKTLMEMRLTHREVGQLALAGGVIDDAVGWLMLAVVSAMATTGVRAGDTALSVLYVLGVGIFALTIGRVVVRAVLGRIIATSGAGAGAGADPGARSGSVVAFVAVLVLASAAGTQALELEAVFGAFLGGVVLGSSGLVDHASVAPLRIVVMAVLAPIFFATAGLRVDLTALSETRVLLAAVIVLAVAVFGKFAGVYAGARASRLTPWEGLALGAGMNARGVIEIVVASVGVRLGVLSTETYTIIVLVAIVTSVMAPPILRRAMRQVEQTAAEEQRRLVLDGHHASGAGGVGAAEAGVITRRETRTLPAARSRARYRRSVNPSNTTGRDGLEFEDESAG